The proteins below are encoded in one region of Peptococcaceae bacterium 1198_IL3148:
- the nifU gene encoding Fe-S cluster assembly scaffold protein NifU, which yields MYTEKVMDHFSNPRNVGEMADADAVGQVGNPTCGDIMKIYLKINENRIEDIKFQTFGCGAAIATSSMVTEMAKGKTLDEAMEITNKSVAEALDGLPPQKMHCSNLAADALQDAIKNYRKTHGA from the coding sequence ATGTATACTGAAAAGGTAATGGATCATTTTTCAAATCCACGTAATGTAGGGGAAATGGCTGACGCAGATGCGGTGGGACAAGTTGGCAACCCCACCTGTGGCGATATTATGAAAATTTATTTAAAAATCAATGAAAATCGCATTGAGGATATTAAGTTCCAAACCTTTGGTTGTGGGGCTGCCATAGCCACCAGCAGTATGGTAACTGAAATGGCCAAAGGAAAGACTTTGGATGAAGCCATGGAAATTACCAATAAATCGGTGGCGGAGGCTTTAGACGGTCTGCCACCGCAAAAGATGCACTGTTCAAACTTGGCTGCTGATGCACTGCAGGATGCAATTAAAAATTATCGTAAAACTCATGGTGCGTAG
- the nifS gene encoding cysteine desulfurase NifS translates to MRKVYLDNSATTQTDPAVAELMMKYMVEDYGNPSSVHGFGRPVRKAVEDAREQVRVAIGASHVGEITFTSGGTEAANMALRGVAYANKQKGNHIITTAVEHHCVLTTCEMLAKEGFEVTVLPVDEYGLVSVEDVANALTDKTILVSIMHANNEVGTIMPIAEIGQMLRKQGRKIIFHTDAVQSIGKIPVNVDDLNVDLLTLSGHKIYGPKGIGAMYLRRGTWWQPIMYGGGQERRRRPGTENAPAIIGLGKAIEMAVANQPEYYERLTKLHKKVVDRVLNSIPNTRSNGHPEKRIPGHASFCIEYVEGESMLLSLDMKGIAISSGSACTSGSLEPSHVLLAMGIPVEIAHGSLRISMGKHTTEEDVDYFVDSLIPIVERLRQMSPLAAGGFDPNCTPGGSCSSCGRK, encoded by the coding sequence TGAACTAATGATGAAGTATATGGTTGAGGATTATGGTAATCCCTCCAGTGTCCACGGCTTTGGCCGGCCAGTAAGGAAGGCTGTAGAAGATGCCCGGGAGCAGGTAAGGGTAGCCATTGGTGCATCCCATGTGGGTGAAATAACCTTCACCAGTGGTGGTACCGAAGCAGCAAATATGGCCCTTAGAGGTGTGGCCTATGCCAACAAACAAAAGGGTAATCATATTATTACCACAGCAGTGGAACATCACTGTGTACTAACCACCTGCGAAATGCTGGCTAAAGAGGGGTTTGAAGTAACGGTATTGCCGGTTGATGAATACGGCCTGGTCAGTGTTGAAGATGTGGCCAATGCCTTAACTGATAAAACTATCCTGGTATCAATTATGCATGCTAATAATGAAGTGGGAACAATAATGCCCATTGCAGAAATCGGGCAAATGTTGCGCAAGCAAGGACGGAAAATTATTTTCCATACTGATGCGGTGCAAAGTATTGGTAAAATCCCAGTAAATGTAGATGATTTAAACGTTGACTTACTTACCCTTTCGGGTCATAAAATATATGGGCCTAAGGGAATTGGGGCGATGTACCTACGTCGGGGTACTTGGTGGCAACCAATCATGTATGGTGGTGGTCAAGAACGTCGCCGCCGTCCCGGAACTGAAAATGCTCCAGCCATTATTGGTCTGGGTAAAGCAATAGAAATGGCTGTGGCCAATCAACCGGAGTATTATGAAAGATTGACCAAGCTGCACAAAAAAGTAGTGGATAGAGTGCTGAACAGTATACCCAATACCAGATCAAATGGCCACCCAGAAAAAAGAATACCGGGTCATGCCAGTTTTTGTATTGAGTATGTCGAAGGAGAATCAATGTTGCTCTCGCTAGATATGAAGGGCATCGCCATTTCCAGCGGGTCAGCATGTACCTCTGGTTCCCTGGAACCGTCCCATGTGTTGTTAGCCATGGGAATACCGGTGGAAATTGCCCACGGTAGCCTTAGGATTAGTATGGGCAAACACACCACCGAAGAAGATGTTGATTATTTTGTAGATAGCTTAATTCCAATTGTGGAACGACTAAGACAAATGTCTCCATTGGCAGCAGGGGGATTTGATCCAAACTGTACTCCGGGCGGATCATGTTCATCCTGTGGTCGTAAATAA
- the mnmA gene encoding tRNA 2-thiouridine(34) synthase MnmA → MANNKKVVVAMSGGVDSSVTAALLQQQGYDCIGVTMQIWDPNVTVVDEDYVGCCSLTAVDDARRVANKLGIPYYVLNFRELFEQKVIDYFADEYIKGRTPNPCIACNRYIKFEALLNKAVALGAEYVATGHYARLGYSEEHQRWTIRKAIDDKKDQTYVLYNMTQYQIEHTLMPLAAYTKPEVREMAAKLGLSTATKPESQEICFVPDNNYRKFLEERTGSKFAKGPFLDLEGNVLGEHQGIAHYTIGQRRGLGIAAGERVYVVDIDPQRNAVVIGPEDAVFKHDLISEDNNFILFKELLAPTEVEAQVRYNGSPSPAIISPLPAGKVHVHFQQPQKAITPGQAVVFYQGDYLVGGGTIEKVL, encoded by the coding sequence TTGGCAAACAATAAAAAAGTAGTGGTAGCTATGAGCGGCGGCGTAGACAGTTCTGTCACCGCCGCTTTGCTACAGCAACAGGGATATGACTGTATTGGTGTGACCATGCAAATTTGGGACCCTAACGTAACGGTGGTTGATGAAGATTACGTTGGTTGCTGTTCGCTAACGGCAGTGGATGATGCCCGGCGGGTGGCAAACAAGTTGGGGATTCCCTATTATGTTTTGAATTTCCGTGAGCTTTTTGAGCAAAAGGTGATAGACTATTTTGCCGACGAGTATATTAAAGGTCGCACTCCCAATCCATGTATTGCTTGTAACCGTTATATTAAGTTTGAGGCTTTATTAAATAAAGCGGTGGCGCTGGGGGCAGAATATGTTGCCACCGGACACTATGCCCGTTTGGGGTACTCAGAAGAGCATCAGCGTTGGACCATCAGAAAGGCCATTGATGATAAAAAAGATCAGACCTATGTCTTGTACAACATGACCCAGTATCAAATTGAGCACACCTTGATGCCCCTTGCGGCCTATACCAAACCGGAGGTGCGGGAAATGGCAGCCAAACTGGGCTTGTCCACCGCCACTAAACCAGAAAGCCAAGAGATATGTTTTGTACCGGATAACAACTATCGCAAGTTTTTAGAAGAAAGAACCGGTAGCAAGTTTGCCAAAGGGCCGTTTTTAGATTTAGAGGGAAATGTGTTGGGCGAACATCAGGGGATAGCCCATTATACCATTGGCCAGCGCCGGGGGTTAGGTATTGCCGCCGGTGAACGAGTTTATGTGGTGGATATCGATCCCCAGCGTAACGCAGTAGTTATCGGCCCCGAAGACGCGGTATTTAAACATGATTTGATTTCTGAAGATAATAACTTTATTTTATTTAAAGAATTGCTGGCTCCTACCGAAGTAGAAGCCCAAGTGCGCTATAATGGCAGTCCTTCTCCGGCCATCATCAGTCCATTGCCCGCGGGGAAAGTGCATGTGCATTTTCAACAACCACAAAAGGCCATTACCCCCGGACAAGCGGTGGTATTTTATCAAGGGGATTACCTGGTTGGAGGAGGCACTATAGAAAAAGTTTTATAA
- a CDS encoding YtxH domain-containing protein yields the protein MRGFWSGMVAGSVLGAVMSMYMEPKNNRNIIGPRRRKQANRMMRGVSHRVQDLMK from the coding sequence TTGCGCGGATTTTGGAGTGGTATGGTGGCCGGCAGTGTTTTAGGAGCAGTGATGAGCATGTATATGGAGCCAAAAAACAACCGCAACATCATTGGACCCCGACGTCGTAAACAGGCCAATCGCATGATGAGAGGTGTGTCGCATCGGGTTCAAGATTTAATGAAATAG